The genomic segment ATCACAACTAGCACAAGCACTAAAAAATTCGACAGAGTCTCCtttgtaaattgattaaaaCCACCCAAATATAGCGTACAAACAAAACCTGCACATTGAACTTTTAACTCAATTCACAGGTGGCTTTCCAACAATAACTCTTATATTATACAATAGCGTAGAAGTCAATCATTTTGAAGTTTTGAGTGATAAAGGAGAGTTCAAGATCCAAACATGCAAACTGATGACGATTCACTAAATTTAATGGTAGTAAAATGGGAAGAAGTAAATAACGTACTAATCGATTGTTAGAGTGCGCTCCAACAGAAGAATGTCCATTTGACTCAGTAGGTGTTGTAGTATTACTTCCTATTTTTGATAGATCTGGAAGCACAATATTGACCTCGGGATTGGCTTCAAGTAGTTTCTGTAGTTGGGGATTAGCTTCAAGTACTTGATCCATAACTTGCGATTGCATGTTCTGTAATAACTCGGGAGGAAATATGTAGCTCGAGTTAGTGCTCACTTTCCTTAGAGAAGTTTTTGTCACACCTTTTCCATACATTCTCACACGTCCACTATGCTCTGGTTCTTTATCACTTCACTATAAGCATCTTTGTGGGACCTCGATGCTTCTTCTATTTTGGAgctgaaaaaaatagaaatacatTGACATGTGATGGACTTTAAAACTGaagcataataataatttttttaaaaaaataagttgcgTTGCAAATCAAACCTTGAACCACAATTCTATTTTCTTCTGCTTCTTGTTCTGTATGTTCTTCATGTATTGGTTCAATATCATCTACAGTACAGCCAACTTCGTTTGCATTTGTGGGAGAAGGTTGATGCTCACTCGAAAAGATTAGTTCATTTGCATTGTTAATTTCATTTACAAGATCCTTTCTTTGCATTTGTTTCTTTCGAAGATCACGATAGTCAGACAATGCCCCTGGTGGGCAAAACTTGGTGTTCATTTTCTTGGGGTGTTGTGGTTGCATACCTTGTTGTTGCATAGGCTGCTGCAACAAAGGTTGTTGCACAGAAAGCTCTTGGTGATGTTGTTCTTGTTCTATACCCTCTTGATGTTTTTGTCTGTTATGTTGTGCAACCTTTACTTGCGTGAGTTGTTCATGTTGTTGGCAAGAAGGAGATAAAAAGGCAGACATACACCCTCTCTTTGAAAATGATCGCTTCTTTGTGGATTTTTTCATTGGAAACtggaaaaacaaaataagatgcatacattacatataaaaaattagatacattataattaaaattgatgcaacattattttgtataccTTTGAACTAGTTATTTCCTCATTATTATCAACCTCATAATCAATAGGTATGTAGTCTTCATCATCACTATGAGATAAGGTGTCATCTCTAAAATCTTTTGAGAAAGTTTTTGCATTAGCTTGAAGAATCTTTGCTGCCACAGTTCCACATCCTTTAGCTGTCATAAATTCTGCATTTTGCTTGATGTTCTTCATTCTTTTCCTTTCATATTCATTTGCTTCTCTTTGTTGTGCAACAGCTTTCCTTTTAGTCCCTTTCATCTACAAGTCATAAAACATCAATCAAGTTAGATAAATACATGTaaacaatcatataaataagaactaagaaaaataatatacaataacaatatatgGGTACCATCAGACAATTCCATTGGATTGTTATGTATGGCAAAATGCCAACCTTCTTTGGTTGGATCTTCTACATAAAAAACTTGATGTGCTTGAGATGCCAAGATATATGGTTCTCCTTtacatattgttttatttttgttaactaAAGATTGTTGATGTTCATTTATTTCTGAATGAAACCAAACACATCTAAACAAGACAACACTAAAATGATCATGATAAGATATCTCAATAATCTCTTCCATAGAACCATAATACATGACGTTTCCCACTGAAGGATTTTTATCCTTACTACTAGCAAAACTATGTGTTAACGCCGTTAAAGTTACTCCACTATTTTGTGTGGCATAATTTGCCTCTCGTTTCATAGTATAAAACCTGTAATCATTGACATAGTACCCACTGTACATTTTTGCTTTAGAAGAGGGTCATTTTGATAGCCACCTGACATGGTCTAAGACAGGTTGACCTTCATCAACCTTCAATGTGATTGCCACTTTAAACCAATCTTTGAAATCCTTGCAATGAATTTGAGCCGTATCCCATTTTCTCTTTCGATGAGTCTCTACTGTTGCTTTGTGCTCACTATGATAGAAGAATAGAAAACGTTAAACAATAAACGAgagataaaaaatgaataataaatctgAGCTTAAAGGTTTACTAGTCATACTTAATGTATCTCTCAACTTCTTCACAATTGCAATTGAACAAGACATATTGGTGCACTTGACTCCATGTGATTTGATCGATGACAAACCCAACCTGTTTCTTCTTTGATGTTTTTCCTCTTCCCCTGATAGGATGTCCAAGCTTTGGAAGAAATTCTTGTGAAATAGAAGGCTCACTAACGTGTGCACTTGGACCTTTTGACCTAATTAGATATCGAGCAACAAATCTTGCACATTCCTTGACCAAGAAGCCTTCAGCCATTGAAGCCTCCGGACGACCCTTATTCCGAACATCTGACTTCAATTCCTGAAGATATCTCTCAATTGCATACATGCACCTTAATGCAACAGGTCCACCAAGCTTAATTTGTTCTACTAAGTGAACCGGCAAATGAACCATGACATCAAAAAAAGCTGGTGGAAAAATCCCCTCAAATTGACATAAAGTTTCAACTATCTCAGAATGAAGTTTATTAACATCTTGAGGGTTAATTGTTTTTTTCCATATACCCTTGAAAAAATTAGAAAGCCTTATCAAAGGCGTTGCAACTTCTTTATTTAAGGTAATGCTTGCGGCAATTGGGAGCAAGTAATGCATCATAAAATGTGCATCATGACTCTTGTATCCTGTGATTTTTCGTTCATTTACTTGCACACAACGAGCAATGTTTGAGGCATAACCTTGTGGTAGCTTTGCATTTTTTATGGTTTGGCAAAACAATCGTCTTTCATTGGCATTCATCCAAAACCTTGATGTTGGAACCTCTTTAGTTCCATCTTCTAACTCTTTAATCTCCAACTCAGGAACCCAACGTAGGTCTTTCTTTTCTCGGAGGTCTTTTAGGTCTCGACGAGCAGCTAAATTATCTTTTGTCTTCCCAGGAATGGCTAACAATGTCACAACAATATTATCAAACACATTCTTTTCTATGTGCATGACGTCCAAATTATGGGGATTAGAACAATGTTTCCAATAAGGCAACTTAAAAAGTATGGACATCTTTCTCCACGGATTAGGATCATCCTCTGCTTGTTTCATCTTAGGTTGCTTTTTTTCATAATGATTTGGAAA from the Amaranthus tricolor cultivar Red isolate AtriRed21 chromosome 12, ASM2621246v1, whole genome shotgun sequence genome contains:
- the LOC130797307 gene encoding uncharacterized protein LOC130797307, which encodes MKGTKRKAVAQQREANEYERKRMKNIKQNAEFMTAKGCGTVAAKILQANAKTFSKDFRDDTLSHSDDEDYIPIDYEVDNNEEITSSKFPMKKSTKKRSFSKRGCMSAFLSPSCQQHEQLTQVKVAQHNRQKHQEGIEQEQHHQELSVQQPLLQQPMQQQGMQPQHPKKMNTKFCPPGALSDYRDLRKKQMQRKDLVNEINNANELIFSSEHQPSPTNANEVGCTVDDIEPIHEEHTEQEAEENRIVVQAPK